The genomic window CAGCTGGTTATGATGATAGAGTCAGAAAACCTACCTCTATATCTAAGCTCACAGAGGAAATCAGATCTGACCCCAGAAGTTCCGGGCTCCTGGTCCGGTGCTTTGACCACTAGACAAGACTTCTCTCTCAAATTTGATACAGGGAGCACATAACTAGAATATTAACATCTGTTTGTCCAGAGCCAACATAACCGTAactttttagtttttgtttttaaatggtagTGGTTAAATATAGAATCTGAATGTATTTCCCCACTACCCTGTAactattttaaaatctaatttgaGGCTTTATGTATGAAACTTCTATTTAAATATACACAGTCTTTATGCCACATTTTATGCATTCTCTTATTTTATTAAAGCTTGGAGAGGACTATATATTTCCCACAAATCATTGTGTTAATACTAATTTATATTTAGTACTAAAGCAGTGTTGAAAGCATTTAATGTGCAGTTCAAATGGTAAGTATTATTCTTTTTTTTGAGAACCCATGTTTTTAATAGATTCAGGAAATCTGACTTTGCCTAGCTGCTTAATGTAGGATTTAGGTGAAGCCATTTTATTCTAGCTCTTTGTTGGTGTACGTTGAAATTTGTCCAGCTGGGACAGTATCTTATAGATGGAAAAAGGCTCCATATTTAAATGCAAGACCAAGATGTTTAACTAACGTCCAAAATGGTTTTGGTCAGTCAGTTATAAATACTTGAGGCCtttatttcacattttaaaaaataaagaatgtAAGATTAAATTTAAGTGTTTGAACTTAACTTATGTGCAACCTTACGTAGTAGGGTGTTTAAGTTGCACTAGCCTAATTTGCAATTAAAGTGCATGCTTCTAGACCCCAATTCTGGTAAAattccctattcaggaaagctaTTAAGCACCTGTGTAAGCCTGACTGACTTCACGTTTGTAAAATTAAGGACGTATTCAAGtactgtcctgaatagggatggtcTTATGTTCAACTGGTTTCCTGAAGCGGAGCCCTATTTAGCAATCTtgagtcactttttttttttcataatttcaaGGCTGAAGAGGATTCCAACTTGGATGGCGTTGTGCCTATTCCTTTAGAAACTGGAAATGGAGAAGATGAAGTGGAACAGGTCATCCAGGCTGTAGTAGACAATGTGCACTGGCAGATGTCCCTGGACAGAAAGACCACAGCATTGAAACAGCTGCAGGGTCACATGTGGAGGGCAGCCTATGCAACTGGACTCATGAAGGGAGAGTAAGTAACTCCTGGTCCTGAAAGTTTCCTTGAAGTAGATCTTTTATATTTTGCTGAGCTAAGTTTCTTGGGCATACGCTGGAGCCAAGTAGTTACATGGGGCTGGAAGGTGACTAGTCGTAGCAGTGTAGTGCTGTATAAAAATATAATCCGATTACTTCTTAGCTGAACAGTAAGCATGGATTACTATGGGGACTTGAGTACTGTCATGGAACCAAGTTCAGCCAGTCTCACCTTTCACCTCGAATGCACAATGCAAAACTAATCCATGATTTGTGGTTGATTTTACTGGTGGGATCTAGGGAGCAATATTGTAAATTGACTTTGGGAAATTGTCAGACCCTGGGATTCAGCTTAGTTTACAGCAGTCTTCCCAATGAGTAATGGGAAAGCTTGAGGGGCCAGGGAGTAcgatttctccccccccctcgtATAAAATGATCACTATGTTCAGCAGGTATGTGCTTACACATTTGAGCTCTTTGCTTTTGTCATCACCAGTAAACTGAAACCAAGGCAAGATGGCAAACACTAACTCACAGGCTCTATGGGAAATACAGAGCCTGAGCCAATAGAAACTTTGAGAATACACATCGTGAGGAAAGTGGAGCACACAGTTCTGCTCACGTGATTAAGAGGGCTGTCTCGTTAAGTTTGCAAAAATATGTAAGATATATATCACATTCTTCAGCTGGTACAACTGACTCATTCATTTAGCAAGGGAGATTCTCACAGTTTAGAGAACAGCCCTCCTTATTTCAAACCATTTATCTAACAGTTACAATTAATTTTGGGACAAGGTGGATAAACAAACCTAAACAAGAAACTGGAGAGGAGTTGGGGGAAGAGCACGAAAAGTGAGATTAACCCCCATCAGTCTTTGGGACAGGTACTTTCATTCCTAGGCATCTCACAGTTGCTGGGAGTGGAATGGCAAGTTGAGCTCTCCATCTCCACTGATACCTGTTGGTTTTTCTAGCAAACAGGTTGCTAAAATACTTATGAAGTTCTGTGAAGAGTCAGGATAGCCTTTCAGTTGCAGTCCAGTATAGATATTTGACTACGCTTAGTGTTTCAGTTCCACGGCCGAGTGAGAACGACCAGTCTCCAGGTGTTTTGGGTGTTCCTTGCACAGAGAAGaagagaagggaaacagaggGCTCAGGGGAAAGATAGAAATCTAGAAGACAAAGGAAAAGTATTGTAGTAAAAAGGAGGATGGGAAGCAGGAAGAGACAGTGCAAGTCTGTAAAAGTGTTGAGATGGTTAACAAAGGACAAAACCCATTCAGCTGTTTATGCACTCTACAGCATACCAGACTTCGTTTTGGTACAGTCAGCTAATAAACACTTTCATTCAGGATCATGCTGAAAACTGGCTTTTGATTGTCTGCCAAGATAAAGGCTAGGCACAACAATCCACAAAGGAGCCATTGTGGAGCAGACACTCACACCTTGCACACAGCCACCTTGTCCCCCGTCGTGTTAGCTGGTACTGGTACCAAAGTTGAAGTTGCTGTACTTAAATGCCTTCTAATTAACCAGCAAACGTTTTGTATAAACCCTCAAGTCATGTGGCGTATTGAGCATACGGTAGCAAAGAACTGAGGAAGAAGAGGGAGCTACACTCCTGTTAAGGTACTGGAAACAAATGTTCAGAAGGAAAGTGTATTCCTTTCTGTCAGCTTGAAGAAATGGGGGACTTTGGCTACCCAGCTCCCATTCCTGGGCCTGATATTGCCCTGTCTCGCATGCTGGGAAGTCGTTTGCACTTGTACCGTGTGGCTGTCAAGTGCTGTCATTCTGACTCGAGGCATTTTACAGCCCTACTGCACAGGTATAAACCCAGTCCAAATGCAGCTGTACAGATCACTTTCCTCACTCGTTGCTGCCACTAAATCATGCTGCTCTGTATCCCCCTCCCCTGGTTCGTCTCCTTCACCCTATCAAACACACTCTCTCTCGCGGGCTTAATTTGTAAGGGCCTTCCTGGCCCATCCCTGCCTCTCTGGCATCTCCCATACACTATCAAGCTGTTGACCACACTCTGCCAGTAACACCAGTCATCTTCATCCACTTTACGTTCTTCCAACTAGCACCTTGGTGCTCTCTCACTGGCCACCTTCCACCCGGACGAGCTCCTCATTCACATCTGCAAAGCCACCTCATCACCCTCCTTCAAACTCTCTTCTGCTGCCGTGCCGACAAAGAAAAAACTGTACAGTTATTGGGCAGCTGCTGGGCCGAGACCCCTGCTTATGCCGACCAGTAGAGTCTGGTACCTTTTGCTCCACAAGTCGGTTtgttgtatccatctgttgtcttgtACTCCAGTTGCaagttttctgtgtttgtacagcacccagcacaatggggcccaaacCTGTACCTTGCTATAAATTATAATGGTGTAAGGCAGTGGAGAAAGAGGCTATTGTCGAAGTCCTACCTGCATCATTAGTGGGTTTTTTCTGTCAATCTTAAAACTCATTATTCCGTTAACAACCTAAAACTCCAGTCACACAAGGCTGAAAGCTAACTGTTAAGTTACCCCCTTTAACAAAATCTGCACTGATTTCGCCGTTTTCTTTTACCAAACTGATACAAAGCACCTTCCGATCATCAGACTAGGGAACGGATTGTAAATCGAAGCTTGGAGTTCTCCTGTGTGTCGCTCTTCGGATAAGAGCGGATGTCGAATAAACACCGTTACAAAGGTGTGATAGGGGGATACTACGTCACCTGCTGGTTGGTCAGATGGGCTCCACTCTCCTGTTGCCGTCAGTTGGTGTGGCTGTGATGATGGAAACACCATTGCATTTTTCAGCCGTCCGCAAAGCTGGAGTTTTGGGGTGGGGTTTTGGTGCTTAACTATCAATAGATCTGTCAtttcatccctgatgtaacttttgccttcagtggagttaaGCCGGGGATGAAACTGATCCATGATTATTACTGTAAAACGAAAGAACAAGTCCCCATGAATGGAGTAGGTCTGATCTGCATTCTTTTCCCTGATTTGTTCTTTAACCCTGGACATTTCATAGGAGCTGCATCAACAGATCCTAGGGGGCTGCATTCTCATTTCATTTCCACTTTTGCCCCCCAACCTTTCCTGCTGCAAGTGATCAGAACCAGGAAACTAAGCTGCTCTTTAATGGGTGGGAATGAGAGGGGGTTGCTCCTACTAATTACTACTAGAATGGGAATGAAAACTATTTTACGGGACAATCAGGCTTCAGACTGTGAGAGGTCTGTTAACTTCCTTAATCCCTCCAAACGTCAGGCTGGTGGGTGCAGAACATCTTTCCTCTAACATGTAATGAGCCGGAGAAGCCTCAGCCAAGTGTCTGAAACAGATGTTTGTAGCTACTTGCTGTTCAGCGATCAGAATAGATTGCTCAGTCAGTTGGAGTTAAGAGTATATTATTTGTTACAGAAATAACTTCCCCAGTGGAGAAGCGCTGAGCAGCTTTTAAAACCACCACCCAAAAAATCCATCCGGTAATAGAAATAAAGCAGTTTGCATGCATGCAGCTGTCCGCAAGTTGTTAATACTGCAATTATCCTTCACTGCAGATTCTTCCAGGACGTGGTTCCAGCCATTAGGAAGTGGAGGGAAGCAGGAATGAAAGTGTATATCTATTCTTCAGGGAGCGTGGAGGCCCAGAAGCTTCTGTTTGGATACTCGACAGAAGGTGATATTCTAGAGGTAGATAAGATTATAGCCTTCTTTACAGCTTCTCCATCTGCAAAACGGGGATGGTAGCTACCTGCCCCGAGCTGGGGTGAGGATACACTGCTTCGTGCTGGCGATGTGCTCGCCATTAATATTCTTTGATGCTGCAATAAGTTACAGAAAAATTAGAAGTGTATAATGGGCGAAGAGAAAGTGGCTTGAGCTGCAGTTGTCATGTCTGCTACAATTTCAGAGACTGCATTCCCATATTTGCTTTTTCAGTTGATATTGTGCACTGATATCGGCAAGAGCCTTTCCAGTGTGACGGTGTCAACACAACAAAGATCCCGCTTTCCtcttaaaaagaaagagaatCCCCCCCAATTGAGCCACCTCTCCAGAAGAGCCTGGATACACTCACTGCAAGCCAACCCTTAGGCACTGTGCAAAGCCTGTCTCCACAGCTTGTAAATGGATTTCTTTAGCCATTTTTAAGGAAAGGTGCTGAGAAAACTACACAACTAATGGGGCCCCCTTGCTCTGGAAGCTCTTTCTGTTGTATCATTGAAAATGGCGCGTATTCTCTGGCTGTCCCGTGATCAGAGCCTTGTTAAATTCCCCTCACTGCATTGGTAGGAAGCGGGGATACTGATTAGGGTTCTGTAGTTCATTCTCTGGGTTCTAGAATTAGTATCCTCCTCCAAAAGCCATGCTCTCTTCCATCTTTCAGCTCTTCGATGGCCACTTCGATACCAAAATAGGTCACAAAGTAGAGAGTGAGAGTTACAGGAGGATTGCGTCCAGCATCGGGTGTTCAACTAACAACGTTCTCTTCCTGACGGATGTCACTCGAGGTAGGAGGCCTGGCTTTCCTGCTTTTCCCCACGTTGCAGCAGAGGTGGGATGTGCTCTGTACAGCGTTAAGCACTTACCACTACCAGGGTTGGAATGTCTGCACGTCCATTAAACTTTCATCCCATCAGGTAGCCTCACTTGGTGTGTAGGCTGTGTCAAGCCAAGGGAAATAGGGCAACCATTTAacctggggcttgtctacatgaacgtTTGGTTTGTGGCAAGCTGGAGTATAAAGGGAGTAGATCAAAGCAGGCTAGGGAACTT from Mauremys mutica isolate MM-2020 ecotype Southern chromosome 5, ASM2049712v1, whole genome shotgun sequence includes these protein-coding regions:
- the ENOPH1 gene encoding enolase-phosphatase E1 — translated: MVVFAVPAEVAVILLDIEGTTTPITYVKDTLFPYIRDNVKEYLCAHWEEEECQQDISLLRKQAEEDSNLDGVVPIPLETGNGEDEVEQVIQAVVDNVHWQMSLDRKTTALKQLQGHMWRAAYATGLMKGEFFQDVVPAIRKWREAGMKVYIYSSGSVEAQKLLFGYSTEGDILELFDGHFDTKIGHKVESESYRRIASSIGCSTNNVLFLTDVTREANAAEEADMHVAVVVRPGNAGLTDDEKSYYSLITSFSELFLPSST